GATATTCGATGAGGATCAGCGCGCTCCTGGCGTTGGCATCGTTGGATGCATGGTCGATCATGATGTTACTCCTTTGTTTGGATGATGTTCGGGTGCTCGCCCCTGCAATCGGCGTCAGGCCGCGAGGAGAGCCTGATGCTGGCGCAGATGTTCGCGGAAGCGGTCAGCATAGTCCTCGACCACCGCGTTCCTGACGCTCGGGCGCGCCGCTAGTGCCGCCCGCCACGCCAAGACACGCGGGAAGCCTTCGAAGATCGCTTGCGATACCGCGGGATCGATGATCGCGAAATAGCGGAAGAGCGGGGCATAGACCGCATCGACCATGCCGAAGGCGGCACCGGCGAAATACGGCCCCGATCCCAGCTCCGCCTCGAGCTTCTGGAGCCGGTCGCGGAACGCGGCCCGCTTGGCGTCCGCGATCGCCGGATCGGTGGCGTTGAGAAACTGCCAGCCATCGGCCAGGGTCTGCGTGGCGAACTCGATCCACGCGCGCTGTCGGGCGCGCTGCAGCGCATCGTCGGGATACATCGACGCGCCGCCCTGCGTTTCCTCGAGATACTCGCAGATCACCACGCTTTCGAAGAGGATGGCGTCCTCCTCGTCGGTCTGGTGCACCTTGAGCAGCGGGACCTTGCCGGTCGGCGACAGCGCCAGGAACCAGTCGGGCTTGGCCGAGAGGTCGATATTGATCCGCTCGAACGGTACGTTCTTCTCGAGAAGGACGATCGCGGCGCGTTGAACGAACGGGCAGAGCGGATGGCTGATGAGCGTCAGGCTGGGGTCGGGCATGATGGCCTCTCGATGTGACGGCAATTCCGGATGGAGGGCGGCGCGACGGTCAGATCGCCTGACCGCCCGAGATGTCGAAGGTGGTGCCGTTCGCCCAGCCCATGTCGTCGGACAGGATGGCCGCGACCGCACCGCCAATGTCGTCGGGCTGGCCGACGCGGCCGAGCGCGATGGTCTGCGCGACAAAGGCGTTCACATTCGCATCGTCGCGGACCACGCCGCCGCCGAAGTCGGTCGCGATGGCGCCCGGCGCGATCGTGTTCACGCGGATCTGCCGCGCGCCCAGCTCGACCGCCATGAACTTGGTCAGCGTCTGGATGGCCCCCTTCGCCGCCGCATAGAGGCCGTAGCCCGCCATCGTCACGCGCACGAAGCCCGACGAGACATTGAGGATGCGCCCGCCGTCCGCGATCAGCGGTAGCAGCTTCTGCGTCAGGAAGACCGGGCCGCGCAGATGCGTGTCGATCAGGGAGTCGAATTGTTCCTCGGTCGCGTCGGTCAGGAGTGCGTACAGGCCGTGGCCGGCGTTGTTGACCAGGTAGTCGAACTGCTCGCGGCCGAACCGGGTCTTCAGCGTGTCGGCGACTGTCTCGGCAAATGCCGGGAAGCTCGCCGAATTACTGACGTCGAGCGCGACCATCGCGGCCTTGCCGCCCAGCGCTTCGATCTCCTGGCGCAGCGTATCGGCCTCTGCCTCCCCGCTGCGATAGGTGCCGATGATGGCGACGCCACGCTTGGCAAGATGCAGCGCCATGCTGCGGCCGAGGCCGCGGCTGGCGCCGGTGACGAGTGCGATCTGCTTGGTCATGGTCTGTCCTTTGTTGAATGATCTCGCCGGAATGCCGCACCGCTGCGGTGTCGTTCCGATACCAACCAGATAGGCCGAGCGGGCCGCGACCGCCCGCCCAATGCTCTCAATCTATTGCCTGATTGTCTCAAGGTCTTTGCTTGTCCGAAAAACAATGCCATAGAAGGCTCATGACCGAGCATCTCCAGCCGCATATCGACCTCGCCCTGCGCCACGCGCGATCGGGGGTGACCGTTACGCCGATCCCGCGACTGGAGATCGGCGTGGGGCAAGCGACCTCCGGCACGTCGCCGTGCCTGTACCGCTCGATGATCTGCTTCATCCTGCAGGGATCGAAGGACGTGGCGATCCACGACAATCTGTTGTGCTATGACTCCGCGCAGTATCTCGTCAGCGCGCTGGATCTGCCGCTGAGCGGCCAGATCCACAATGCTGGTGACGGCCGGCCCTATGTTGCGGTTTCGCTCGTCCTGGACCCAGCACTGCTGGCCGAGGTCGCGTCCACTATGCCGCCGGTGCGCGACGCCGATGCGCCTGGCATCGGGATTGCGATCAATCCGATGACCCCGCCGCTGCGCGACACGCTGCTGCGCCTGCTCGCGTTGCTTGACACGCCGGGCGACATTCCGGTTCTGGCACCGATGGCGGAACGCGAGTTGCTCTATCGTCTCCTGCAGGGACCGCAGGGGCGTCTGCTGCGTCATATCGCCCGGCCCGAGGGGGCGCTTGGCCGAATCCGGCGTGCGGTCGAATGGATCCGCGATCACCACAACACGCGGCTGCGGATCGAGGCCTTGTGCGAAGCAAGCGGTATGAGCCGCGCGAGCCTACATCGCCACTTCGTGGCGCTGACCGGCCTCAGCCCGATCCAGTATCAGAAGCAGCTTCGCCTGCAGGAGGCGCGACAACTGCTGCTCTCCGGTGACCGAACCGCTTCAGATGTAGCCTTCGCAGTCGGTTACGAAAGCGCCTCGCAATTCAGTCGCGAATATCTCAGGCAATTCGGCGCACCCCCTGTGCGCGACATGCGTCAGCTCAGGCAGGCGATCGGCAGCTCAGCGGCGGCGTAATCGGCCGTCATGCATAGTGTTTGCGATGCTCGGCTGCCGAGATAAGGGCGCGAAGCCTGAACGCCTTGACGGGATATAAACCATCGGCGTAGCTATTGATTCGGCTAAACCATTGAAAGTCATGACCCCGCGTGGCGTAAGCCGCTATAATGGCACTTACTAGGCCGCCATCGATCTGCTAGAGAGCTGGATTGTCGCGACGCTCGAGCGACGTCAGCTAGGCGACAAACCACTCCCTTCGCGCGATCAGCAAGCGAAGCCAGCATACCTCCTTGAACATTGCCATGATCTCCGACTTGGAAAAAAATCCTCAAGACGACCCAAGAAGTGGAACGACCGGTCTTTCTCCTCCCGAGATGGCGGTTTAGAAGAGATGCGATCATGCCCTCGACCGAGCGCCCAATCGAGCGATATCAAGCCAGAAAGTTATGAAAGCTTCCATCTCAGATCACATCCTTGCGTCAGCCGGCGCGCTCTTCTACCGCGAGGGTATCCGCGCTGTCGGCATCGATCGCATCATCGACGAAACCAAAGTCGCCAAGGCAACGCTTTACCGGCATTTTCCATCCAAGGACCATCTCGTCGCGGCCTATCTTCAGGATCGCCATGAGCGGGTCATCCGCTCTCTCGAATCCGTGCTGGACGAGGCGCCAGATTCGCGCGATCAGCTGAAGCTGATCTTCGAACGTCTGCACGAGAAGGCAGATAGCTTTGAATTTCGAGGCTGTGCATTTGCTCTTGCGGTCGCCGAGCACGGCGATTCAGAGCGCGTCGTCGCTGTTGCGCGCGCCCACAAGGCAACGGTAAGCCAGATGTTTGCAGCGCTCATGACAAGAGCGGGCGTAGAGACAGGTCAGCCGGCCGGTCATCTTTCTCTTCTCTACGAAGGAGCACTGGCGACAGTTGCCGTCGGCCGCGATCCACGGGCTGTGCTGACCGCCAGAGACTGCGCCCTTTTCGTCTTCGACGCCGCACTTTCCCTGATCAAGGATGCTGAAAAGGCATAGCATGACAAAAGCAATTGACTACTTCTTCGGCATCGGTTCGCCCTGGTCCTTCATCGGTCTCGATGCCTTTTCGGAACTTGCACGAAGGCATGGAGCGTCGATCCGACCGCTCGTCATCTCGGTGATAGAGGACAACGGCGGCATCTATTCCCGAAACAGGCCCGAGGCGCGGCGCGCGTACTGGACCAAGGACCTGAAGCGCTGGGCGGCATTGCGCGGCAAGACGCTCAACTTCGAAAATCGCGCTGCCCTTTCCGATCCGACTCCCGCGGGCTTCATGGTCATTGCTGCCATCGAGGATGGCCTGGACTGGTTCAAGCTGACCCGCGCCCTTCAGGCCGCCTTCTGGACGAATGGTGATGATATTGGCCGAAGCGCAGTGCGCCAGGCGATAGCCGAGACGGCAGGCTTCGATGGAGCAAGGCTCGAAGAACGAGCCCAGTCGGCGGCGATCCATTCAGTCTGGCGCTCCAACATCGACGGCGCTAAGAGCGCCGGTATCTTCGGCCTCCCGACATTTCGCTATGAGGACGAGCTCTACTGGGGGCAGGACAGCTTGCCATTCCTGGAACGGCATCTGAATGGTGAGAAGATCGCCGTCTGACACCCCGTAAGAGGCTCGGCGAAGACGCGCTGCGTCTACGCCAGGCGAGATTTCTCTCGCCGCCAGCACGGCTGACAGAGGAACTGAGAAATGGCGCCTTATCCGCCAAGCTATTCCTGAGAGGATGACGTTTATCGCCAGATAGAACGACATCGCCCAATCTCGCCCGCTCGGCGATCAAGCGCTGGAAATCCTGATCCTCGCGCTTCACTTTGTCCTGATAAAATAATCTACAATTTTGGTAGAAAAAGAACAACCAGTCTTTCTCGAAACCGATCCACTCACTTAGGCTCCTGTTTGTAACCAGCCCGGCAATCAAACAGGACCGCTTCATGAACGACCGTTCTTCTCACTTTCCTCTTTCCCGGCGTCGTCTGCTGACCGCCACCTCTGCATTGGCATTTGCCGCTCTGGTCGCAACAGCGGGTGTAACCCCGGCATTGGGTGAGGACGGTGCACGTGACGGCGGAGATGTCGTCTTCCTGATCGACTCGCTCGGCGACACCTGGATTCCAAACAATAGCGCC
Above is a window of Rhizobium sp. CCGE531 DNA encoding:
- a CDS encoding SDR family oxidoreductase, whose amino-acid sequence is MTKQIALVTGASRGLGRSMALHLAKRGVAIIGTYRSGEAEADTLRQEIEALGGKAAMVALDVSNSASFPAFAETVADTLKTRFGREQFDYLVNNAGHGLYALLTDATEEQFDSLIDTHLRGPVFLTQKLLPLIADGGRILNVSSGFVRVTMAGYGLYAAAKGAIQTLTKFMAVELGARQIRVNTIAPGAIATDFGGGVVRDDANVNAFVAQTIALGRVGQPDDIGGAVAAILSDDMGWANGTTFDISGGQAI
- a CDS encoding DsbA family protein; the encoded protein is MTKAIDYFFGIGSPWSFIGLDAFSELARRHGASIRPLVISVIEDNGGIYSRNRPEARRAYWTKDLKRWAALRGKTLNFENRAALSDPTPAGFMVIAAIEDGLDWFKLTRALQAAFWTNGDDIGRSAVRQAIAETAGFDGARLEERAQSAAIHSVWRSNIDGAKSAGIFGLPTFRYEDELYWGQDSLPFLERHLNGEKIAV
- a CDS encoding TetR/AcrR family transcriptional regulator, which encodes MKASISDHILASAGALFYREGIRAVGIDRIIDETKVAKATLYRHFPSKDHLVAAYLQDRHERVIRSLESVLDEAPDSRDQLKLIFERLHEKADSFEFRGCAFALAVAEHGDSERVVAVARAHKATVSQMFAALMTRAGVETGQPAGHLSLLYEGALATVAVGRDPRAVLTARDCALFVFDAALSLIKDAEKA
- a CDS encoding AraC family transcriptional regulator gives rise to the protein MTEHLQPHIDLALRHARSGVTVTPIPRLEIGVGQATSGTSPCLYRSMICFILQGSKDVAIHDNLLCYDSAQYLVSALDLPLSGQIHNAGDGRPYVAVSLVLDPALLAEVASTMPPVRDADAPGIGIAINPMTPPLRDTLLRLLALLDTPGDIPVLAPMAERELLYRLLQGPQGRLLRHIARPEGALGRIRRAVEWIRDHHNTRLRIEALCEASGMSRASLHRHFVALTGLSPIQYQKQLRLQEARQLLLSGDRTASDVAFAVGYESASQFSREYLRQFGAPPVRDMRQLRQAIGSSAAA
- a CDS encoding glutathione S-transferase family protein is translated as MPDPSLTLISHPLCPFVQRAAIVLLEKNVPFERINIDLSAKPDWFLALSPTGKVPLLKVHQTDEEDAILFESVVICEYLEETQGGASMYPDDALQRARQRAWIEFATQTLADGWQFLNATDPAIADAKRAAFRDRLQKLEAELGSGPYFAGAAFGMVDAVYAPLFRYFAIIDPAVSQAIFEGFPRVLAWRAALAARPSVRNAVVEDYADRFREHLRQHQALLAA